Proteins encoded within one genomic window of Tidjanibacter massiliensis:
- a CDS encoding organic hydroperoxide resistance protein, which yields MEVLYTARATTKGGRNGHVASSDGIIDLELRTPKEMGGESGYSNPEQLFAAGYAACFDSAMTMLARRKRLDVEEAEITVEVGIGKDPADGGFKLQADITGTFPAGITDEQAGELMEAAHGFCPYSKAVRGNIEVRLHHRVGR from the coding sequence ATGGAAGTATTATATACGGCCCGGGCAACGACCAAGGGCGGGCGCAACGGACACGTTGCGTCGTCGGACGGTATCATCGACCTTGAACTCCGTACTCCGAAGGAGATGGGGGGTGAGAGCGGATACAGCAACCCCGAACAGCTTTTCGCAGCTGGGTATGCGGCTTGTTTCGATTCGGCCATGACCATGTTGGCGCGGCGCAAGAGACTCGATGTGGAGGAAGCTGAGATTACCGTAGAGGTAGGGATAGGAAAGGACCCTGCCGACGGAGGATTCAAATTGCAGGCGGACATTACGGGAACATTCCCGGCAGGGATAACCGATGAGCAGGCCGGCGAACTGATGGAGGCGGCGCACGGTTTCTGTCCCTATTCCAAGGCCGTAAGAGGCAATATCGAAGTGAGGCTTCACCACCGGGTGGGCAGATAG
- a CDS encoding thioesterase family protein: MPEKGLKYVARTTVGADNTALAMGSGDMEVFATPAMVALMEHAAMHAVAADLPEGSTTVGASMETTHVRPSAVGAVIAAEAELVETEGRRLTFRVAAFDGEALIGEGTHVRYIVDRAKFLSKL; the protein is encoded by the coding sequence ATGCCGGAGAAGGGATTGAAATACGTTGCCCGGACGACGGTCGGGGCCGACAATACGGCATTGGCGATGGGGTCCGGCGACATGGAGGTCTTCGCTACGCCCGCTATGGTCGCGCTGATGGAGCATGCCGCGATGCATGCCGTCGCTGCCGACCTTCCCGAAGGGAGCACGACAGTCGGCGCCAGCATGGAGACGACGCACGTCAGGCCGTCGGCCGTCGGGGCCGTCATCGCCGCGGAGGCGGAACTCGTGGAGACGGAGGGACGCAGGCTCACCTTCCGGGTAGCCGCTTTCGACGGGGAGGCGCTGATAGGCGAAGGAACCCATGTGCGTTATATCGTGGACCGGGCCAAATTCCTGTCGAAGCTTTGA
- the arcC gene encoding carbamate kinase: MTKLAVVALGGNALLRSGQKGTYAEQLQNVQDTCNSLLQLVSMNYNLVIGHGNGPQVGNVLLQQDAGRKVYELQVMPMDFCVAETQGSIGYMIERTLRNELAVRKLRRNVVTMVTEVVVDRNDERFANPTKPIGPYYTKEQADRMAEADGSIFREDPKGNGWRKVVASPVPLEIINVDIVKRLAAEGNIVITAGGGGIPVYREEERLVGVEAVIDKDLASALTAVRIGADEFYILTDVPKVYVNFRKPDEKALDTITVAEAERYIEEKQFSEGSMLPKVKAALYFVRNGGKECVITDATQLGVPGGGTRIVP; encoded by the coding sequence ATGACAAAACTCGCAGTAGTCGCGTTGGGTGGGAATGCCCTTCTGCGGAGCGGCCAGAAAGGTACTTACGCCGAACAGTTACAAAACGTACAAGATACCTGCAACTCCCTGTTGCAGCTTGTTTCCATGAACTACAATCTGGTCATAGGCCACGGTAACGGTCCTCAGGTGGGCAACGTGCTGTTGCAGCAGGATGCCGGACGCAAGGTGTATGAACTGCAGGTCATGCCGATGGATTTCTGTGTGGCCGAAACACAGGGGTCGATAGGGTACATGATAGAGCGTACCCTGCGTAATGAACTTGCCGTCAGGAAACTTCGTCGCAATGTCGTCACGATGGTAACGGAGGTGGTGGTGGACCGCAACGACGAGCGTTTCGCCAATCCGACCAAACCCATCGGTCCTTATTATACGAAAGAGCAGGCGGACAGGATGGCCGAGGCCGACGGTTCCATCTTCCGGGAAGACCCGAAAGGGAACGGCTGGCGTAAGGTAGTAGCTTCGCCCGTACCGCTCGAGATAATCAATGTGGATATCGTGAAACGCCTCGCGGCGGAGGGAAATATCGTGATAACCGCGGGCGGAGGCGGCATACCGGTCTATCGCGAGGAAGAGCGTCTCGTAGGAGTGGAAGCCGTTATCGACAAAGATTTGGCATCCGCCCTGACTGCCGTCCGGATAGGGGCCGACGAATTCTATATTCTTACCGATGTGCCCAAGGTGTACGTCAATTTCCGTAAGCCCGACGAAAAGGCGCTGGATACCATCACGGTGGCCGAGGCGGAACGTTACATCGAGGAGAAGCAGTTCTCAGAAGGCTCCATGCTTCCGAAAGTAAAAGCGGCGCTCTATTTCGTCCGCAACGGCGGTAAGGAGTGCGTGATAACCGATGCTACGCAGCTCGGTGTGCCAGGTGGCGGAACGCGTATCGTACCGTAA
- a CDS encoding SIR2 family NAD-dependent protein deacylase: MEKKKLVVFTGAGVSADSGIATFRDADGLWANYRIEDVCTPEALARNREQVIGFYNMRRRELLASKPNAGHYALAGLEDVFDVRVITQNIDDLHERAGSRQVLHLHGELRKLRSTVDERLVFPIEGWEQKPDDRAPDGSPARPFVVFFGEAVPNFERAAEIAAQADLMIVAGTSLAVYPAASLVRYVPGGVPVYLVDPGEPDVRGLRNLKEHIRMRGAEGLPLLAARLRKEMD; encoded by the coding sequence ATGGAAAAGAAAAAACTGGTTGTCTTCACCGGAGCCGGCGTCAGTGCCGACAGCGGTATCGCTACGTTCCGCGATGCGGACGGTTTGTGGGCTAATTACAGGATAGAGGATGTCTGTACTCCGGAAGCTCTGGCACGAAACCGGGAACAGGTTATCGGATTTTATAACATGAGAAGACGGGAGCTGTTGGCTTCGAAACCCAATGCGGGACATTATGCACTGGCCGGGCTGGAGGATGTGTTCGATGTTCGGGTGATTACCCAGAATATCGACGACCTTCACGAAAGGGCGGGCAGCAGGCAGGTGCTTCATCTGCACGGAGAGCTGCGCAAACTGCGCAGTACGGTCGACGAACGACTCGTCTTTCCCATCGAAGGTTGGGAACAAAAACCTGACGACCGTGCGCCGGACGGTTCGCCTGCACGGCCTTTCGTCGTCTTTTTCGGGGAGGCCGTCCCCAATTTCGAGCGAGCTGCGGAAATTGCGGCGCAGGCCGACTTGATGATAGTTGCGGGAACTTCGCTTGCCGTCTATCCTGCGGCCTCGCTCGTAAGGTACGTGCCCGGTGGGGTTCCGGTCTATCTTGTGGACCCGGGCGAACCGGATGTGCGCGGCCTGCGCAATCTCAAGGAGCACATCCGGATGCGCGGTGCCGAAGGACTGCCGCTGCTTGCGGCCCGTCTGAGAAAAGAGATGGACTGA
- a CDS encoding (4Fe-4S)-binding protein: MAENHKHYDNGEITVHWKPELCWHAAECVSHLPKVFNAKKRPWVDVRGASTDEIIRVVEMCPSGALSWSKTEPKG; the protein is encoded by the coding sequence ATGGCAGAGAATCACAAACATTACGACAACGGGGAGATAACGGTGCATTGGAAACCGGAGCTTTGCTGGCACGCCGCCGAATGCGTAAGCCATCTTCCGAAGGTTTTCAACGCGAAGAAACGTCCGTGGGTGGATGTACGGGGCGCCTCTACCGACGAAATCATCCGGGTGGTGGAGATGTGCCCGAGCGGAGCCTTGTCGTGGTCGAAGACGGAACCGAAAGGATAA
- a CDS encoding DUF4294 domain-containing protein: MRPKYIFALILAALAAGETLQAQQPNPYRFRGGRYNGFEIEQGDTIISVAVDPLYVFAPPKNMKQYERLVRNVKKVYPYAIEARQYMRTLETELDKIKSPREREKFIASMEKEIVVKYTPILEKMTYTQGKILIKLIDRETSRTPYQLLRDFRGRFTAGFYNAIAKIFKADLKQHYDPSQGGEDAMIEQIITLIDAGLL; this comes from the coding sequence ATGAGACCGAAATACATATTTGCACTTATACTTGCCGCGTTGGCTGCAGGGGAAACGTTGCAGGCACAGCAGCCCAATCCCTACCGTTTCCGCGGCGGGAGGTACAACGGTTTCGAAATCGAACAGGGCGACACCATCATCAGTGTGGCGGTAGACCCGCTCTATGTATTCGCCCCGCCGAAAAACATGAAACAGTACGAACGTCTTGTCCGGAACGTCAAGAAGGTCTATCCCTATGCCATCGAGGCGAGACAGTATATGCGGACGCTGGAAACGGAGCTCGACAAGATAAAATCGCCGCGCGAAAGGGAGAAATTCATCGCCTCGATGGAGAAGGAAATCGTGGTGAAATACACCCCGATTCTCGAAAAGATGACCTATACGCAGGGCAAGATACTGATTAAACTGATTGACCGGGAGACCAGTCGCACGCCGTACCAACTGCTCCGCGATTTCCGGGGACGGTTCACGGCGGGTTTCTACAACGCTATCGCCAAGATATTCAAAGCCGACCTGAAGCAGCATTACGACCCTTCCCAGGGCGGGGAGGATGCCATGATAGAGCAGATTATCACCCTGATAGATGCAGGGTTGCTGTAA
- a CDS encoding DUF763 domain-containing protein: protein MGRSGHADLPLHYGSVPQWLARRMSLLGGAIVEAVVMEYGRGELLRRLSDPFWFQSLGCVLGMDWHSSGITTSVMNALKKSVNLRSSELGVYICGGRGRSSRQTPAELLDVAERTGLDGEALVRCSRLSAKVDNTAVQDGFQLYLHSFVVTAEGDWAVIQQGMNPAGRMARRYHWLSSSLESFTQEPHASVCGLNQGLILNLTHREAAMTKEGILELTRERPDRLLHEAALVMPCHHEVTAGDVDLKRLGAALILAHESEVADFESLLLLPGVGPRTLQSLTLVSEVIHGTPSRFTDPARFSFAHGGKDGHPFPVPTEIYDRTIEVLDRAIHSARLGERDKTEALKHLSRVSVSLERGYEPGDYFDKYVEQERRNAWRWGGKTVYGDAKPPDDTPPETAGSRQLTLW, encoded by the coding sequence ATGGGAAGAAGCGGACATGCAGACCTCCCGCTGCATTACGGGAGCGTGCCGCAGTGGCTTGCCCGGCGGATGAGCCTGCTGGGCGGTGCGATTGTCGAGGCGGTAGTGATGGAGTACGGCCGGGGGGAGCTGTTGCGTAGGCTCAGCGACCCCTTCTGGTTCCAGTCGCTGGGTTGTGTGCTGGGAATGGATTGGCACTCTTCGGGAATTACTACCTCGGTCATGAATGCCCTGAAAAAATCGGTGAACTTGCGGTCGTCGGAACTCGGTGTCTATATCTGCGGCGGCCGCGGCAGGTCGTCCCGTCAGACTCCCGCTGAACTGCTGGACGTAGCCGAACGTACCGGTCTGGACGGGGAGGCGCTGGTACGGTGCAGCAGACTTTCCGCGAAAGTGGACAATACGGCCGTGCAGGATGGTTTTCAGCTCTATCTTCATTCGTTCGTCGTGACGGCGGAAGGGGATTGGGCGGTGATACAGCAGGGGATGAATCCTGCCGGTCGGATGGCCCGGCGGTATCATTGGCTCTCTTCTTCGCTGGAGTCGTTTACACAGGAACCGCATGCGTCCGTTTGCGGGCTTAATCAGGGATTGATATTGAATCTGACGCATCGGGAGGCGGCCATGACGAAAGAGGGTATTCTGGAACTTACGCGCGAACGGCCCGACAGGCTGCTGCACGAAGCGGCATTGGTCATGCCCTGCCATCATGAAGTGACCGCCGGAGATGTAGACCTCAAACGACTCGGTGCGGCGTTGATATTGGCCCACGAATCGGAAGTGGCAGATTTTGAATCGCTGCTTCTGCTGCCGGGGGTAGGCCCGCGGACGCTGCAGTCGCTGACGTTGGTCAGCGAGGTGATACACGGCACGCCGTCGCGGTTCACCGACCCGGCGCGTTTCTCTTTCGCTCACGGCGGCAAGGACGGACATCCCTTTCCGGTGCCTACCGAAATCTACGACAGAACCATAGAGGTGCTCGACCGGGCCATCCATAGTGCACGTCTCGGAGAGAGGGACAAGACGGAGGCGCTGAAGCATCTCTCGCGCGTATCCGTTTCGTTGGAACGCGGATATGAACCGGGCGATTATTTCGACAAATATGTGGAGCAGGAGCGTAGGAATGCCTGGCGATGGGGAGGAAAAACGGTGTACGGCGATGCAAAACCGCCCGACGACACTCCGCCGGAGACTGCCGGTTCCCGCCAACTGACGCTGTGGTAA
- a CDS encoding 6-phosphofructokinase — MKNAIAILAGGGPAPGMNTVISSVAKTFLGHGYRVIGLHDGYKGLFSREPKMLDIDYGLADEIFARGGSYLHMSRYRPSDEDFAERFNLGFFVDNNVRLLVTIGGDDTASTANRIAKFLEEKHYPIANIHVPKTIDNDLPLPDGMPTFGYESAKDKGSVIARTVYADACTSSNWFVITAMGRSAGHLAFGIGTAAHYPMIVIPEMFNRTEITVDKILRLVVSSMVKRRLMGMNYGAAMISEGVFHELKPEEIAAAGVCFSYDDHGHPELWKVSKAHVFCTLIDDKLAKINLKVRPRPVELGYEMRCQTPVAYDLEYCSTLGVGVYKLFSEGKTGCMVCADRTGRIGHLYLRDIQDPVTGKIPPRTVDIESDRCRYVIDNLLSYVGPADYEAARRYVPDPENYDLYNILEWERP, encoded by the coding sequence ATGAAAAATGCTATAGCCATACTTGCCGGGGGTGGCCCGGCACCGGGCATGAATACCGTTATCAGCAGCGTTGCGAAGACCTTTCTGGGACACGGATACCGTGTGATAGGGCTTCACGACGGTTACAAAGGGCTCTTTTCCAGAGAGCCCAAAATGCTGGACATAGACTACGGCCTGGCCGACGAGATTTTCGCCCGCGGCGGGTCGTACCTCCACATGAGCCGTTACAGGCCCAGCGACGAGGACTTTGCCGAACGGTTCAACCTCGGTTTTTTCGTCGATAACAACGTCCGGCTGCTCGTGACCATCGGCGGCGACGATACGGCTTCGACAGCCAATCGGATAGCGAAATTTCTCGAAGAAAAGCACTATCCCATCGCCAATATCCATGTGCCGAAAACCATAGATAACGACCTGCCTTTGCCCGATGGAATGCCGACTTTCGGATACGAGTCGGCCAAGGACAAGGGGAGCGTTATCGCCCGCACGGTGTATGCCGATGCATGTACCAGCAGCAACTGGTTCGTCATTACGGCGATGGGACGTTCGGCCGGGCATCTTGCCTTCGGAATAGGGACGGCCGCCCATTACCCCATGATAGTGATACCGGAGATGTTCAACCGGACGGAAATCACGGTGGACAAGATTCTGCGGCTGGTCGTTTCGTCGATGGTGAAACGCCGTCTGATGGGGATGAATTACGGTGCGGCAATGATATCCGAAGGGGTGTTTCATGAACTCAAACCCGAAGAGATAGCTGCTGCCGGCGTATGTTTCTCCTACGACGACCATGGCCATCCGGAGTTGTGGAAGGTGTCGAAAGCGCATGTGTTCTGTACGCTGATAGACGACAAACTGGCGAAAATTAACCTGAAGGTGCGTCCGCGGCCGGTGGAACTCGGTTATGAGATGCGATGCCAGACGCCGGTAGCCTATGACCTCGAGTACTGTTCCACGCTCGGGGTGGGGGTTTACAAACTCTTCTCGGAAGGGAAGACGGGATGTATGGTTTGTGCGGACCGGACGGGACGTATCGGACACCTCTATCTCCGGGATATTCAGGACCCGGTGACGGGCAAGATTCCGCCCCGGACGGTGGATATCGAATCCGACCGGTGCAGGTATGTGATTGACAATCTCCTGTCGTATGTGGGGCCGGCGGATTACGAGGCGGCGCGCCGGTATGTGCCGGACCCGGAGAATTACGACCTGTACAATATTCTCGAATGGGAAAGGCCTTGA
- a CDS encoding FprA family A-type flavoprotein, with amino-acid sequence MQTNVSIAEGVYLIGVNDRRTALFENIWPIPYGVSYNSYLIRDDKCALLDTVEFGSEGAYLDRIEEILGERELDYLVVNHMEPDHSGEIGTVLKRYPSVKLIGNAMTRKILLGYTGDLGDRFMEVKDGDSLSLGKHTLHFYMTPWVHWPETMMTYESTEKILFSADAFGTFGATDGAMTDALTDLAEYREEMRRYYSNIVGKYGGMVQKALAKLSSLDVKTLCSLHGPVWSRQAGEVIGLYDKWSRCEADEEAVIIYASMYNNTAHMANHIADRMAERGVTGVKVYDVSKTHLSYLISEIWRCRYVMLGSCAYNADMFPLMELLCNSMLHYGLKNRELAIFGSCSFGGGGVRSLRKFAEASGWELMCEPVEVTGTATPANLAKFEPLADAVAERIKAGRK; translated from the coding sequence ATGCAAACAAATGTTAGTATCGCCGAGGGCGTCTATCTGATAGGCGTCAACGACAGGCGGACGGCCCTGTTCGAAAATATCTGGCCCATTCCCTATGGGGTGTCGTACAACTCCTATCTCATACGCGATGACAAGTGTGCGCTGCTCGACACGGTGGAATTCGGCAGCGAGGGTGCGTATCTCGACCGGATTGAGGAGATACTCGGAGAGCGGGAGCTCGACTATCTGGTGGTGAATCATATGGAACCTGACCATTCGGGCGAGATAGGCACGGTGCTGAAGCGTTATCCCTCCGTGAAGCTCATAGGCAATGCCATGACACGTAAGATACTGCTCGGTTATACGGGCGACCTCGGCGACCGGTTCATGGAGGTGAAAGACGGCGATTCGCTGTCATTGGGCAAGCATACGCTCCATTTTTACATGACGCCATGGGTACATTGGCCGGAGACCATGATGACCTATGAATCGACCGAGAAAATACTCTTTTCGGCCGATGCGTTCGGTACTTTCGGAGCTACGGACGGCGCCATGACCGATGCGCTGACCGACCTGGCCGAATACCGGGAGGAGATGAGGCGTTATTACTCCAATATCGTCGGCAAATACGGAGGCATGGTACAGAAGGCGCTCGCCAAACTGTCGTCCCTCGATGTAAAAACGCTTTGTTCGCTGCACGGGCCGGTATGGTCGCGTCAGGCCGGCGAAGTCATCGGGCTTTACGACAAGTGGAGCCGTTGCGAGGCTGACGAGGAAGCCGTTATCATTTATGCCTCCATGTACAACAACACGGCCCACATGGCCAACCACATTGCCGACAGGATGGCCGAACGGGGCGTTACGGGCGTCAAGGTTTATGACGTGTCGAAGACGCACCTCTCCTATCTCATCAGCGAGATTTGGCGCTGCCGTTACGTCATGCTCGGCAGCTGCGCCTATAATGCCGATATGTTCCCGCTCATGGAGCTGCTCTGCAACTCCATGCTGCACTACGGACTCAAGAACCGGGAACTGGCCATTTTCGGGAGCTGCAGTTTCGGGGGCGGCGGCGTGCGTTCGCTCCGGAAATTCGCCGAAGCGAGCGGTTGGGAGTTGATGTGCGAGCCGGTGGAGGTGACCGGTACGGCGACGCCCGCCAACCTTGCGAAATTCGAGCCTTTGGCCGATGCTGTGGCCGAAAGGATTAAGGCAGGGAGGAAGTAG
- a CDS encoding OmpA family protein produces the protein MTHYESLKESISPQMLKTAAATLREDEKGVASAVAVLLPSLLVRFMDQGETARVNETIREAGNAELFDRRAEIFAGHGIDGGMNLGERFENELVGAENKAYPNAVAAESGISAASADRLSGWVAAVIAGYVGHKIVRNNLSMSAVMAGLRQERGSAVKEIPVKVGRAAGISGMCSSSAPVAGRDGKRNNWLVWLIIVLIVVIIVFLSIRSCNRNGGGEVVAVTENVTVVPTAPAAQTAAAKEGLTFVEHKLPDGRTIRVAEGGCEDCMLKYLQSDAYRKATNEELSKNWIQFDKIDFMHDSETALAGNSMEQLDNIAAILKNYPDVRIRIGGFADKTGTRAVNYEISKKRAEYIKSILVKDGIPADRISTEGFGKEFATVPADATAAQRAVDRSIAMRFTK, from the coding sequence ATGACACATTATGAATCACTGAAAGAGAGCATCTCGCCGCAGATGCTGAAAACGGCCGCGGCTACGCTTCGCGAGGATGAAAAGGGAGTGGCTTCGGCCGTGGCGGTATTGCTGCCTTCGTTGCTGGTCAGGTTTATGGACCAGGGTGAGACGGCACGGGTCAATGAGACTATTCGCGAAGCCGGCAATGCGGAGCTGTTTGACAGACGGGCGGAGATATTCGCCGGCCACGGAATAGATGGAGGAATGAATCTCGGCGAGCGGTTCGAAAACGAATTGGTCGGGGCGGAAAACAAGGCCTATCCGAATGCCGTGGCGGCCGAAAGCGGTATCTCCGCAGCGAGCGCCGACCGGTTGTCGGGATGGGTGGCAGCGGTTATCGCCGGCTATGTGGGCCATAAGATAGTCCGTAACAATCTCTCCATGTCTGCCGTAATGGCCGGGTTGCGTCAGGAGCGCGGCTCGGCAGTAAAGGAGATACCGGTGAAGGTGGGCCGTGCTGCGGGAATCAGCGGCATGTGCAGCAGCAGTGCGCCGGTTGCCGGACGGGACGGCAAAAGGAACAATTGGCTGGTATGGCTTATCATTGTCCTGATTGTTGTGATTATCGTCTTTCTGAGTATCCGTTCGTGCAATCGGAACGGTGGTGGAGAGGTCGTAGCGGTTACTGAAAATGTGACCGTCGTTCCGACTGCTCCGGCGGCACAGACTGCTGCTGCGAAGGAGGGACTGACTTTCGTGGAACACAAATTGCCCGACGGCAGAACCATCCGGGTGGCCGAAGGCGGATGCGAGGACTGCATGCTGAAGTATCTCCAGTCCGATGCATACCGGAAAGCCACGAACGAAGAGCTGAGCAAGAATTGGATACAGTTCGACAAGATAGATTTCATGCATGACAGCGAGACGGCTCTTGCAGGAAATTCGATGGAGCAGCTCGACAATATTGCGGCGATACTGAAAAACTATCCCGATGTTAGGATTCGAATAGGCGGTTTTGCGGATAAGACGGGTACTCGGGCGGTGAATTACGAAATTTCCAAAAAACGGGCGGAGTATATCAAATCGATACTCGTGAAGGACGGGATTCCGGCAGACCGTATCAGTACCGAGGGCTTCGGAAAAGAGTTCGCGACGGTGCCTGCCGATGCGACCGCAGCGCAGCGGGCCGTAGACCGTAGTATCGCCATGCGTTTTACGAAGTGA
- a CDS encoding YtxH domain-containing protein, with the protein MKGSHVAAFLIGAIAGGVAALLYAPQSGKKTRKQIREYVGEEMEQAGEFVERTTAKAKDAVSRGVKQVKHGVSQAREFVNNEIAGVRAELCDCENKEE; encoded by the coding sequence ATGAAAGGTTCTCATGTGGCAGCATTCCTCATCGGCGCTATCGCCGGCGGGGTGGCGGCGCTTCTCTATGCGCCCCAGAGCGGTAAAAAAACCCGTAAACAGATACGCGAATATGTGGGCGAGGAGATGGAACAGGCGGGTGAGTTCGTGGAGCGTACTACGGCCAAAGCGAAAGATGCCGTGAGCCGCGGTGTAAAGCAGGTCAAGCACGGCGTATCGCAGGCCCGCGAGTTCGTGAACAATGAAATCGCCGGTGTTCGGGCCGAGCTTTGCGACTGCGAAAATAAGGAGGAATAG
- a CDS encoding phage holin family protein yields MEELFQDIKYYIDLRIKRFKLNMVDNLSAFCSRAISLTAFLLMLLLAMLTLTGALVAAVALWIGSLIWAFVIVGGFYLIAALLFYLLRDRLFTGGMVRTFSRMFFENNSNDTEGDDEED; encoded by the coding sequence ATGGAAGAACTTTTTCAGGATATCAAATACTACATCGACCTGCGCATCAAGAGGTTTAAACTCAATATGGTGGATAACCTCTCCGCATTTTGCAGCAGAGCCATATCCCTGACGGCATTCTTGCTGATGTTGCTGTTGGCTATGCTGACGCTCACGGGTGCGCTCGTCGCTGCCGTAGCCCTCTGGATAGGGTCACTTATCTGGGCATTCGTCATTGTAGGCGGTTTCTATCTGATTGCGGCGTTGCTCTTTTATCTGCTTCGGGACAGGCTCTTTACCGGAGGTATGGTGAGGACGTTCAGCAGGATGTTTTTCGAGAACAATTCTAACGATACGGAGGGTGACGATGAAGAGGATTGA